The following proteins come from a genomic window of Nothobranchius furzeri strain GRZ-AD chromosome 1, NfurGRZ-RIMD1, whole genome shotgun sequence:
- the sil1 gene encoding nucleotide exchange factor SIL1, whose amino-acid sequence MSTHHFCFFLSLLLYLHGYYLTGTRGQKSDGALMLLNSEEGEEEDVTVKDEDEDFEVVQPNDKWQTLRPGQAVPAGSHVRLNLQTGEKEVRLGEEQMKYWSQEHGKDEDSKSSLNPDVLKKAMKKIKEDLNLASRASDHQDSAASRYRPLEELKKDMAELDLLVETDLQIMRRLLDQLSSSSASPEQRLKILEELEYLVHQVDNAQALCSMGGLGFLLQALNSSDARLQENAALVLGSAVASNPAVQVKAVEGGALQTLLTALATVQPFTVRKKVLFAVAALLRHFPYAQQHFLSHGGLQVLSQLFKEDRGGRLRPRIVTILHDMISEKELMSQADLGSVQDLSQEQRLHQYSQLSLQGDMLDNGWCRLVPELLQSEEHDHREKALQALLVMAPLCLDQYRSDGSLLGSLQTLKLQYADVIQSKVALGEDNSYFTEILELIDSLQVQMKPADVF is encoded by the exons ATGTCTACTCATCATTTCTGCTTCTTTCTGAGTCTCCTGCTCTATCTGCATGGCTACTACCTGACCGGGACTCGTGGCCAAAAG TCTGATGGCGCCCTGATGCTGCTGAACTCTGAGGAAGGAGAAGAGGAGGATGTAACCGTCAAAGACGAAGATGAGGATTTTGAGGTGGTCCAGCCTAATGACAAGTGGCAGACACTCAGACCAG GCCAGGCTGTACCAGCAGGCTCCCACGTGAGGCTTAATCTGCAGACAGGTGAGAAGGAGGTGAGACTGGGAGAGGAGCAGATGAAGTACTGGAGCCAGGAGCACGG GAAGGATGAAGACAGCAAGTCCTCCTTAAACCCCGATGTGCTAAAAAAAGCCATGAAGAAGATAAAAGAGGACTTGAACCTGGCCAGCAGAGCATCAGACCACCAG GACTCTGCAGCATCCAGGTACCGACCTCTAGAGGAGTTAAAGAAGGACATGGCTGAACTGGACCTGCTGGTGGAGACGGACCTTCAG ATAATGAGACGTCTGCTGGATCAGCTGAGCAGCAGCAGCGCGTCCCCAGAGCAGAGGCTGAAAATTCTGGAGGAGCTGGAGTACCTGGTGCACCAG GTGGACAACGCTCAGGCGCTGTGCTCGATGGGGGGGCTCGGGTTCCTCCTGCAGGCCCTGAACAGCTCTGACGCCAGACTGCAGGAGAACGCCGCCCTGGTGCTGGGATCTGCTGTGGCCAG TAACCCGGCCGTCCAGGTGAAGGCGGTGGAGGGCGGAGCTCTGCAGACTCTTCTCACAGCTCTGGCTACGGTGCAGCCGTTCACCGTCAGGAAGAAG GTTCTGTTTGCCGTGGCTGCTCTCCTTCGCCACTTCCCCTACGCACAGCAGCACTTCCTGTCCCACGGGGGCCTGCAGGTTCTCTCTCAGCTGTTCAAGGAGGACAGAGGAGGACGCCTGCGTCCACGCATCGTTACCATTTTACATGATATGATCAGTGagaag GAGCTCATGTCCCAGGCAGATCTGGGATCAGTCCAGGACTTGTCCCAGGAGCAGCGGCTGCATCAGTATTCTCAGCTGTCTCTACAGGGGGACATGTTGGACAATGGTTGGTGTCGCCTGGTTCCAGAGCTGCTGCAGTCTGAGGAGCACGACCACAGGGAGAAG GCTCTGCAGGCTTTACTGGTGATGGCTCCTCTGTGTTTGGACCAGTACCGCTCAGATGGCTCCCTGCTGGGCTCACTGCAGACCCTCAAGCTCCAGTATGCAGATGTGATCCAGTCCAAAGTGGCTCTTGGAGAGGACAACAGCTACTTTACAGAGATCCTGGAACTGATCGACTCACTGCAGGTCCAGATGAAACCCGCAGATGTTTTCTGA